One region of Cydia pomonella isolate Wapato2018A chromosome 25, ilCydPomo1, whole genome shotgun sequence genomic DNA includes:
- the LOC133531740 gene encoding macrophage mannose receptor 1-like, whose translation MTVFVCFVLVLCVACVFSLNEDHVMPREEKLDFEKPLALKRVIRAPERGLTASTGNVDVLVSMGNGDSSPEPEPLPLNLSPGLEYIYYEAANGSMKLHRTPATWSDARLKCFDEGAELASPENEALLATMSRVLLTSRQPVLQVFTGINDLYSKGLFTSLKGIPLKKMAGKWAPREPDNVNHFGNCLIMQRSGPLLDSKCDDMYPYICYKRQPPSQLSLCGTTDTEYVYDKFTKTCHKIHPQFVSWQVGYATCVHEGGHLAIVNSEYEAKTLGRMIKSEWIWAHIGFSYWRKDLWVTVHGETLAEAGFEAWAPGEPNDWNEERCGCLAADVNTLVDIDCLDHARPFICEISSSM comes from the exons atgACCGTGTTTGTCTGCTTTGTACTAGTTTTGTGTGTGGCATGTGTTTTTAGCTTAAACGAag ACCATGTGATGCCCCGTGAAGAAAAGCTAGACTTTGAGAAGCCTCTAGCACTGAAGAGAGTTATCAGAGCTCCGGAGAGAGGCCTAACGGCATCAACGGGAAACGTAGATGTACTGGTGTCAATGGGAAATGGAG ATAGCTCGCCAGAACCGGAACCCCTGCCACTGAACCTGAGTCCAGGTCTAGAGTACATCTACTACGAAGCGGCAAACGGCTCCATGAAGCTGCACCGTACCCCTGCCACCTGGAGCGACGCTCGACTGAAATGCTTTGATGAAG GTGCGGAACTGGCGTCCCCAGAGAACGAAGCCTTATTGGCGACGATGAGCAGAGTATTGCTGACGAGCAGGCAGCCCGTACTCCAGGTCTTCACGGGCATCAACGACTTGTATTCCAAAGGATTATTTACTTCTCTGAAAG GCATCCCGTTGAAAAAGATGGCAGGGAAATGGGCACCCAGGGAACCCGACAACGTGAACCACTTTGGCAACTGCCTGATAATGCAGCGCAGCGGACCGCTCCTGGACAGCAAGTGCGACGACATGTATCCTTACATCTGCTACAAGAGACAGCCGCCCAGCCAGCTGAGTCTCTGCGGGACTACGGATACAG AATACGTCTACGACAAATTCACCAAGACCTGTCACAAGATCCACCCCCAATTCGTATCCTGGCAAGTGGGGTACGCCACGTGCGTCCACGAGGGCGGGCATCTGGCGATCGTGAACAGCGAGTACGAAGCCAAGACCCTCGGCCGGATGATCAAGTCTGAGTGGATCTGGGCTCACATCGGATTCAGTTACTGGAGGAAAGACTTGTGGGTGACTGTTCATG GTGAAACGCTGGCCGAAGCTGGCTTCGAAGCCTGGGCCCCCGGCGAGCCGAACGACTGGAACGAGGAGCGCTGCGGGTGCCTCGCCGCCGATGTTAACACTTTAGTGGACATCGACTGTCTGGACCACGCACGGCCGTTTATTTGTGAAATATCTAGTTCTATGTAA
- the LOC133531271 gene encoding basic proline-rich protein-like, giving the protein MRCDASVAGGEAGTGAAEGAPPPRRSWPWTWPRGRRPSCRRHPARAGCEYILVHQYPEQAGPGAAEGAPPPRRSWPWTWPRGRRPSCRRHPARAGCEYILVHQYPEQAGPGAAEGAPPPRRSWPWTWPRGRRPSCRRHPARAGCEYILVHQYPEQAGPGAAEGAPPPRRSWPWTWPRGRRPSCRRHPARAGCEYILVHQYPEQAGPGAAEGAPPPRRSWPWTWPRGRRPSCRRHPARAGCEYILVHQYPEQAGPGAAEGAPPPRRSWPWTWPRGRRPSCRRHPARAGCEYILVHQYPEQAGPGAAEGAPPPRRSWPWTWPRGRRPSCRRHPARAGCEYILVHQYPEQAGPGAAEGAPPPRRSWPWTWPRGRRPSCRRHPARAGCEYILVHQYPEQAGPGAAEGAPPPRRSWPWTWPRGRRPSCRRHPARAGCEYILVHQYPEQAGPGAAEGAPPPRRSWPWTWPRGRRPSCRRHPARAGCNPATQWLITKPAVTRTHEKDYSVLVLTNLLCVLT; this is encoded by the exons ATgag GTGCGACGCGAGCGTCGCCGGCGGGGAGGCCGGCACCGGCGCAGCTGAGGGCGCGCCGCCCCCGCGGCGGTCCTGGCCGTGGACCTGGCCGCGGGGGCGGCGTCCGAGCTGTAGGCGCCACCCAGCGAGGGCCGGCTGTGAGTACATCCTCGTACACCAGTACCCTGAGCAGGCCGGCCCCGGCGCAGCTGAGGGCGCGCCGCCCCCGCGGCGGTCCTGGCCGTGGACCTGGCCGCGGGGGCGGCGTCCGAGCTGTAGGCGCCACCCAGCGAGGGCCGGCTGTGAGTACATCCTCGTACACCAGTACCCTGAGCAGGCCGGCCCCGGCGCAGCTGAGGGCGCGCCGCCCCCGCGGCGGTCCTGGCCGTGGACCTGGCCGCGGGGGCGGCGTCCGAGCTGTAGGCGCCACCCAGCGAGGGCCGGCTGTGAGTACATCCTCGTACACCAGTACCCTGAGCAGGCCGGCCCCGGCGCAGCTGAGGGCGCGCCGCCCCCGCGGCGGTCCTGGCCGTGGACCTGGCCGCGGGGGCGGCGTCCGAGCTGTAGGCGCCACCCAGCGAGGGCCGGCTGTGAGTACATCCTCGTACACCAGTACCCTGAGCAGGCCGGCCCCGGCGCAGCTGAGGGCGCGCCGCCCCCGCGGCGGTCCTGGCCGTGGACCTGGCCGCGGGGGCGGCGTCCGAGCTGTAGGCGCCACCCAGCGAGGGCCGGCTGTGAGTACATCCTCGTACACCAGTACCCTGAGCAGGCCGGCCCCGGCGCAGCTGAGGGCGCGCCGCCCCCGCGGCGGTCCTGGCCGTGGACCTGGCCGCGGGGGCGGCGTCCGAGCTGTAGGCGCCACCCAGCGAGGGCCGGCTGTGAGTACATCCTCGTACACCAGTACCCTGAGCAGGCCGGCCCCGGCGCAGCTGAGGGCGCGCCGCCCCCGCGGCGGTCCTGGCCGTGGACCTGGCCGCGGGGGCGGCGTCCGAGCTGTAGGCGCCACCCAGCGAGGGCCGGCTGTGAGTACATCCTCGTACACCAGTACCCTGAGCAGGCCGGCCCCGGCGCAGCTGAGGGCGCGCCGCCCCCGCGGCGGTCCTGGCCGTGGACCTGGCCGCGGGGGCGGCGTCCGAGCTGTAGGCGCCACCCAGCGAGGGCCGGCTGTGAGTACATCCTCGTACACCAGTACCCTGAGCAGGCCGGCCCCGGCGCAGCTGAGGGCGCGCCGCCCCCGCGGCGGTCCTGGCCGTGGACCTGGCCGCGGGGGCGGCGTCCGAGCTGTAGGCGCCACCCAGCGAGGGCCGGCTGTGAGTACATCCTCGTACACCAGTACCCTGAGCAGGCCGGCCCCGGCGCAGCTGAGGGCGCGCCGCCCCCGCGGCGGTCCTGGCCGTGGACCTGGCCGCGGGGGCGGCGTCCGAGCTGTAGGCGCCACCCAGCGAGGGCCGGCT GCAATCCTGCGACGCAGTGGTTGATCACTAAACCAGCCGTCACCCGAACACACGAAAAAGACTATTCAGTGCTAGTGCTTACTAATCTTCTGTGCGTACTAACTTAG